One Planktothrix serta PCC 8927 DNA window includes the following coding sequences:
- the hdhA gene encoding 7-alpha-hydroxysteroid dehydrogenase, protein MTVLDAFKLDGQVAIVTGGGAGIGRGIAELFAQAGAAVVVSDLKEDTAAAVANSINDKGGKALAVACDVTNDQALENLVQATLDAFGKITLLINNAGGGGPKPFDMPMDTFIWAYKLNVFSVFHLCQLCAPHIEATGGGAILNISSMSAENKNLNMASYSSSKAAVSHLTRNIAFDLGPKGIRVNAIAPGAIKTDALATVLTPEVEKVMLKHTPLARLGEPSDIAYAALFLCSPAASWVSGQVLTVSGGGVQELD, encoded by the coding sequence ATGACCGTTTTGGACGCATTTAAGCTCGATGGCCAGGTCGCTATTGTGACCGGAGGCGGGGCTGGTATTGGCCGGGGCATTGCCGAATTGTTTGCCCAGGCTGGGGCTGCTGTGGTTGTCAGCGACTTGAAAGAAGACACTGCTGCTGCGGTTGCTAACAGCATTAATGACAAGGGAGGTAAAGCCCTAGCTGTAGCCTGCGATGTCACCAATGACCAAGCTCTTGAAAACCTCGTTCAGGCTACCCTGGATGCCTTTGGCAAAATCACCCTCTTGATCAACAACGCTGGGGGTGGTGGGCCAAAACCCTTTGATATGCCGATGGACACCTTTATTTGGGCCTACAAACTCAATGTGTTTTCGGTGTTTCATCTGTGCCAACTGTGTGCTCCCCATATCGAAGCCACAGGAGGGGGAGCCATTTTGAATATTTCCTCAATGTCCGCAGAGAATAAAAACCTCAATATGGCATCTTACAGTTCCTCCAAGGCTGCGGTCAGCCACCTGACTCGGAATATTGCCTTTGATTTGGGGCCAAAGGGAATTCGGGTAAATGCGATCGCTCCGGGTGCGATTAAAACCGATGCCTTAGCGACGGTGCTGACCCCGGAAGTTGAAAAAGTCATGCTCAAGCACACCCCCCTAGCGCGACTGGGAGAACCCAGTGATATTGCCTATGCTGCCTTGTTTCTGTGTTCTCCGGCCGCCAGTTGGGTGAGTGGACAGGTGCTCACCGTCAGTGGGGGCGGTGTGC
- a CDS encoding permease has product MVPASHHVYDFIQKNALISGVINGVINGVIGWFMFRAKEALPLTVDTISAHEKTVFSTGVMTAFMLSLILGTIAFFTFSKKAKTFPVPFPELLDRPFFFFGVRTVLFYSLFAFGTAALVALFLQKFLGTILVTPLIAAILLGIIAGIASWFINAAVMKAMLRPE; this is encoded by the coding sequence ATGGTTCCTGCCTCCCATCACGTCTATGATTTCATTCAAAAGAATGCCTTGATCAGTGGTGTGATCAATGGTGTCATCAACGGTGTGATTGGCTGGTTTATGTTTCGCGCAAAAGAGGCTCTACCCCTTACCGTTGATACCATATCAGCCCATGAAAAAACAGTTTTCTCAACGGGGGTGATGACAGCGTTTATGCTGTCGCTCATCTTGGGGACAATCGCCTTTTTTACCTTCAGCAAAAAAGCTAAAACTTTCCCCGTGCCATTTCCAGAGCTTTTGGATCGGCCTTTTTTCTTTTTTGGGGTGAGAACAGTTCTGTTTTATTCTCTGTTTGCCTTTGGTACAGCGGCATTGGTTGCCCTATTTTTGCAAAAGTTTTTAGGAACTATTCTGGTAACGCCTTTGATCGCCGCCATTCTCTTAGGGATAATCGCCGGGATAGCGTCCTGGTTTATTAATGCGGCAGTCATGAAAGCGATGTTGCGACCTGAGTAG
- a CDS encoding response regulator: protein MRILLVSPDPTLCRVIHQVLSRHSFIVDIATDGEEAWELLQAFMYDGVLLEAVLPDLDGVTLCSRLREVGNPVLILLMLESADANTCVDGLDSGADACLVKPIQLPELLAQLRALARRGLRRASPLLTWGPLSLNPVAQQITCYGQILKVNRKEYQILELFLTYPRKMFSRSEMGDRLWTLDDELPSDATLKSHIRSIRRKLEQAGVQNFIQTHYGQGYCLDPVYNKKLQPLNRDFYLPEGIVDSITANIWQELMAANARLHQEIEQRKHIEAQLRRSEMMLRNAQRVAQVGCWEFDVITREIYWTEELFLIHGLDPNQSAPTAEEILALIHPDDRQLHQEAIQSRSLRREAFEANLRIIRANDGEIRYINARGGPVFDHSGQIIKLTGTTFDVTQWLR from the coding sequence ATGAGAATTCTGCTGGTTTCCCCAGACCCAACATTGTGCAGGGTCATACATCAGGTTTTATCCCGCCATAGCTTTATTGTTGATATTGCAACCGATGGCGAGGAAGCCTGGGAATTGCTTCAGGCGTTCATGTACGATGGGGTTTTGCTGGAGGCGGTATTGCCTGATTTGGATGGAGTGACCCTGTGTTCTCGCTTGCGCGAGGTTGGCAACCCCGTCCTGATTTTGCTAATGCTGGAGTCTGCTGATGCCAACACTTGTGTCGATGGCTTAGATAGTGGGGCGGATGCCTGTTTAGTGAAACCGATTCAGCTTCCTGAACTCCTGGCTCAACTGCGTGCTTTGGCGCGGCGGGGCCTTCGTCGGGCCAGCCCTCTGTTAACCTGGGGGCCATTGTCTCTCAATCCCGTCGCCCAGCAAATTACCTGCTACGGTCAAATTTTGAAGGTCAACCGCAAGGAATACCAAATTCTGGAGTTATTCCTCACTTATCCCCGAAAAATGTTTTCTCGCAGCGAGATGGGCGATCGCCTCTGGACATTGGACGATGAGTTACCCAGCGATGCCACCCTCAAGAGCCATATCCGCAGTATTCGCCGTAAGCTTGAACAGGCGGGTGTTCAAAATTTTATTCAAACCCACTATGGTCAGGGGTACTGTCTCGATCCGGTTTATAATAAGAAACTCCAGCCACTTAACAGAGATTTTTATCTTCCAGAAGGGATAGTTGATTCGATTACCGCCAATATCTGGCAAGAATTGATGGCGGCGAATGCTCGTCTACACCAAGAAATTGAGCAGCGCAAACACATTGAAGCCCAACTACGACGATCAGAAATGATGTTGCGAAATGCCCAACGAGTGGCTCAAGTCGGGTGTTGGGAGTTCGATGTCATAACTCGTGAAATTTATTGGACGGAGGAGCTTTTTCTGATTCATGGTCTTGACCCGAATCAGTCTGCCCCCACTGCTGAAGAAATTTTAGCTTTAATTCACCCTGATGATCGCCAACTTCATCAGGAAGCGATTCAGTCTCGGTCGCTTAGAAGGGAGGCGTTTGAAGCCAACTTACGCATCATTCGCGCCAATGATGGAGAAATTCGCTACATTAACGCCCGAGGCGGCCCCGTTTTTGATCATTCTGGTCAGATCATTAAGTTAACAGGAACGACCTTCGATGTCACCCAATGGCTCCGATAA
- a CDS encoding Uma2 family endonuclease, which translates to MTETQRQLLRTLPSAILEDPPLFVVEIVSPNNPDDDYRYKRSEYAALGIPEYWIIDPQALKISILTLVSGLYEVIEMTEKDSINSITFPELKLTVEQILNPF; encoded by the coding sequence ATGACAGAAACTCAACGTCAACTTTTGAGAACATTACCCTCAGCTATTCTCGAAGATCCGCCTTTATTCGTGGTTGAAATTGTTAGTCCCAATAACCCCGATGATGATTATCGTTATAAACGTTCAGAATATGCTGCGTTAGGTATTCCTGAATATTGGATTATTGATCCTCAAGCTTTAAAAATCTCAATTTTAACCTTAGTTTCGGGTTTATATGAAGTTATAGAAATGACAGAAAAAGATTCTATAAATTCTATAACTTTTCCTGAATTAAAATTAACAGTTGAACAAATTTTAAATCCTTTTTAG
- a CDS encoding TIGR04255 family protein translates to MQARRHYSRSPITEAVIDLGVTLPQEAGLETLGGVQTTISTDYPNQEALLFVQEEMKAGTSVGATATQAQIGFGCISSNQKQIIQARLDGFSFSRLAPYENWESFRDEAKRLWNIYQNAIHPTAINRLGVRYINRFDLPLPIKDFKDYLRVFPQVPSDLSESLNGYFIQLQIPKPEVEAILLLNQAIIPPSGDSVVSVLLDIYLFRICNIPIEKTTLWDILENLHEEIDQIFEACITDEIRELIK, encoded by the coding sequence ATGCAAGCAAGGAGACACTATTCACGCTCACCCATCACCGAAGCGGTGATCGATCTGGGTGTTACCCTTCCTCAAGAGGCAGGACTCGAAACATTAGGGGGTGTGCAGACTACCATTTCCACAGACTACCCAAATCAAGAAGCTCTTTTGTTTGTTCAAGAAGAGATGAAAGCAGGAACGAGTGTTGGGGCTACAGCAACTCAAGCCCAGATCGGATTTGGCTGTATCAGTAGCAATCAAAAGCAAATTATCCAAGCACGTTTGGATGGCTTTTCCTTCAGTCGGCTTGCTCCCTATGAGAATTGGGAATCATTTCGGGATGAGGCAAAGCGATTATGGAATATTTATCAAAATGCGATCCACCCAACCGCAATTAACCGTCTTGGAGTCCGTTATATCAATCGTTTTGATTTACCTCTTCCTATCAAGGATTTCAAAGATTACCTGAGAGTTTTTCCCCAAGTTCCCTCTGATTTGTCCGAATCCCTGAATGGGTACTTCATACAGTTACAGATTCCTAAACCGGAAGTGGAAGCAATCCTCCTTCTAAATCAGGCGATTATTCCACCTTCTGGTGACTCGGTTGTTTCCGTATTATTGGATATTTATCTGTTCCGAATCTGTAATATTCCAATTGAAAAAACGACTTTGTGGGACATTTTAGAAAACCTCCATGAAGAAATAGATCAAATCTTTGAAGCCTGTATTACAGATGAAATAAGGGAGCTAATAAAATGA
- the pyrF gene encoding orotidine-5'-phosphate decarboxylase has protein sequence MSLDKIIVPLDVSSKEDAIALVEKLPQVTFWKVGLELFVSCGPEILTFLKSQEKRIFLDLKFHDIPNTVAGACRSASRYGVDLITLHATAGKTALKAAQIAAEDAAKEAGYPVPKLIAITLLTSLNSRDLAFDLKVPLELPEYALNMALLAQESGLAGAVCSPQEVAQLRQTCGNEFLLVCPGVRPVWADKGDQQRTFTPVEALKAGANYLVIGRPITASDDPVKALERIIEEIG, from the coding sequence ATGAGCTTAGATAAAATTATTGTTCCCTTGGATGTTTCTAGTAAAGAAGATGCGATCGCCCTGGTTGAAAAACTTCCTCAAGTTACATTCTGGAAAGTCGGGTTAGAATTATTTGTTAGTTGTGGCCCAGAAATTTTAACTTTCCTAAAATCCCAAGAAAAACGCATTTTTCTGGATTTAAAATTCCATGATATTCCTAATACCGTTGCGGGCGCTTGTCGATCTGCTTCTCGATATGGTGTGGATTTAATTACCCTTCATGCAACGGCCGGAAAAACAGCGCTGAAAGCCGCACAAATCGCCGCCGAAGACGCTGCAAAGGAGGCGGGTTATCCCGTTCCCAAATTAATCGCTATTACCCTATTAACGAGTTTAAATTCCAGGGATTTAGCTTTTGATTTAAAAGTCCCGTTAGAATTACCTGAATATGCTTTAAATATGGCTTTATTAGCTCAAGAAAGTGGGTTAGCGGGCGCTGTTTGTTCTCCCCAGGAAGTCGCCCAACTGCGTCAAACCTGCGGGAATGAGTTTCTATTAGTTTGTCCGGGGGTACGTCCGGTTTGGGCAGATAAAGGCGATCAACAACGGACTTTTACCCCGGTGGAAGCTCTCAAAGCCGGGGCGAATTATCTGGTTATTGGACGTCCGATCACGGCCTCTGATGATCCCGTTAAGGCTTTAGAACGTATTATTGAGGAAATCGGTTGA
- the crtH gene encoding carotenoid isomerase: protein MPVSTPSQSFAEFSSDSDQEFDVIVIGSGIGGLVTATQLAAKGAKVLVLESYIIPGGSAGYFERDGYRFDVGASMIFGFGDKGTTNLLTRALQAVNVTLETIPDPVQIHYHLPQDLKLRVHRDYEKFLQELIARFPHEQKGIRQFYDECWKVFNCLNSMELLSLEEPRYLMRVFFQEPGSCLGLVQYLPQNVGDIAKRYIKDPELLKFIDIECYCWSVVPADLTPMINAGMVFSDRHYGGINYPKGGVGQIALKLVEGLEKFGGQIQYKARAKQILLENGRAVGVELVDGRVYRGKRIVSNATRWDTFGKLIPPEYMPKAEKKWRERYQKSPSFLSLHLGVEASVFPPGTDCHHIIVENWDKMEEPEGTIFVSIPTLLDPSLAPVGYHIIHVFTPSWIDDWEKLPESEYEAKKEAAAGRIIDQLEILFPGLDAGLDYMEVGTARSHRRFLNRQDGTYGPIPAYKLKGLLGMPFNRTSIRGLYCVGDSTFPGQGLNAVAFSGFACAHRVAVDLKL from the coding sequence ATGCCTGTTTCTACCCCATCCCAGTCTTTTGCTGAATTTAGTTCTGACTCAGATCAGGAATTTGACGTGATTGTCATTGGTTCTGGTATTGGAGGACTGGTGACTGCGACCCAATTAGCTGCGAAGGGCGCTAAAGTTCTGGTTTTGGAAAGCTATATCATCCCCGGTGGAAGTGCGGGATACTTTGAACGAGACGGATATCGATTTGACGTCGGTGCATCGATGATTTTTGGATTTGGGGACAAAGGAACCACGAACCTCCTAACCCGCGCCTTACAAGCGGTAAACGTGACCTTAGAAACAATTCCCGATCCGGTTCAAATTCACTATCATCTTCCCCAAGATCTAAAATTGCGGGTTCATCGGGATTATGAGAAATTTTTGCAAGAACTAATTGCTCGGTTCCCCCATGAACAAAAAGGGATTCGTCAATTTTATGATGAATGCTGGAAAGTCTTTAACTGTCTCAACTCCATGGAGTTGCTGTCTTTGGAAGAACCCCGTTACTTAATGCGGGTGTTTTTCCAAGAGCCGGGATCATGTTTAGGGTTAGTGCAGTATCTTCCCCAAAACGTCGGGGATATTGCCAAACGTTATATCAAAGATCCCGAACTTTTAAAGTTTATCGATATTGAATGTTACTGCTGGTCAGTGGTTCCCGCCGATTTAACTCCGATGATCAACGCCGGAATGGTATTTTCCGATCGCCATTATGGGGGAATTAATTATCCGAAAGGAGGAGTCGGTCAAATTGCCCTGAAATTAGTCGAAGGATTAGAAAAATTTGGGGGACAAATTCAATATAAAGCCAGAGCTAAACAAATCCTATTAGAAAACGGACGGGCTGTGGGAGTAGAACTCGTTGATGGCAGAGTTTATCGCGGAAAACGTATCGTTTCTAATGCCACCCGTTGGGATACCTTTGGCAAGTTAATCCCCCCTGAATATATGCCAAAAGCAGAAAAAAAATGGCGAGAACGTTATCAGAAATCCCCTAGTTTTTTAAGTTTACATTTAGGAGTAGAAGCCTCGGTATTCCCACCCGGAACCGATTGTCACCATATTATTGTGGAAAATTGGGATAAAATGGAGGAACCCGAAGGCACAATCTTTGTGTCAATTCCTACTTTATTAGATCCGAGTTTAGCTCCGGTCGGATATCATATTATTCATGTCTTTACCCCCAGTTGGATTGATGATTGGGAAAAATTACCTGAATCAGAATATGAAGCCAAAAAAGAAGCCGCAGCAGGCAGAATTATTGACCAATTAGAAATACTTTTTCCGGGGTTAGATGCCGGGTTAGATTATATGGAAGTTGGAACTGCGCGATCGCATCGTCGCTTTTTGAACCGACAGGATGGAACTTATGGCCCCATTCCGGCCTATAAATTAAAAGGACTCCTAGGAATGCCCTTTAACCGCACGTCTATTCGAGGGTTATATTGTGTCGGTGATAGCACCTTCCCCGGCCAAGGATTAAACGCTGTCGCCTTCTCCGGCTTCGCCTGCGCCCATCGGGTAGCCGTTGACCTAAAACTGTAG
- the ilvN gene encoding acetolactate synthase small subunit, with protein sequence MKHTLSVLVEDEAGVLTRIAGLFARRGFNIESLAVGPAEQSGISRITMVVPGDDQIIEQLTKQLYKLINVLKVQDITEVPCVERELMLLKVNYNSSTTRSEIIELAQIFRARVVDIGDDALTIEVVGDPGKMVAIIQVLGRFGIREIARTGKIVLVRESGVNTEFLKSQASVEARF encoded by the coding sequence ATGAAACACACTCTATCTGTTTTAGTAGAAGATGAAGCAGGAGTCCTGACGCGAATTGCAGGTTTGTTTGCGCGTCGAGGGTTCAATATCGAGAGTTTAGCTGTAGGCCCTGCTGAACAGTCTGGTATTTCTCGGATTACAATGGTTGTTCCAGGGGATGACCAGATTATTGAACAGTTGACGAAACAACTCTACAAACTGATCAATGTTCTGAAAGTACAGGATATTACCGAAGTTCCTTGTGTAGAACGGGAGTTGATGCTATTGAAGGTGAATTACAATAGCAGTACCACTCGCTCAGAAATTATTGAGTTGGCGCAAATATTCCGAGCGCGGGTTGTTGATATTGGGGATGATGCTCTCACCATTGAAGTTGTCGGTGATCCCGGAAAAATGGTGGCCATTATCCAAGTCTTAGGTCGCTTTGGGATTCGGGAAATTGCTCGCACGGGTAAAATTGTCTTGGTGCGGGAGTCGGGTGTTAATACGGAATTCCTCAAAAGTCAAGCTTCTGTTGAAGCTCGATTTTAA
- the psbQ gene encoding photosystem II protein PsbQ, with amino-acid sequence MKRYRSILACILALITTFVVGCGSPKVEIPKTYTEAQIQQIQKYNSDILALRDRFTTELPRYISARNWVQVDTFIHGPLGSLLQEMNYLTKNLLPDTQPKARELAREVFEHLVQVSKAAENRDPIKAASGYQEALKDLDAFLGLVSNA; translated from the coding sequence ATGAAACGTTATCGTTCAATTCTGGCTTGCATCTTAGCCCTGATTACAACTTTTGTGGTGGGTTGCGGTTCTCCGAAAGTGGAAATTCCTAAAACCTACACAGAAGCTCAAATTCAACAAATCCAGAAATATAACTCTGATATTTTGGCCCTGCGCGATCGCTTTACCACTGAACTTCCTCGGTATATTAGCGCTCGCAACTGGGTACAAGTGGATACCTTTATTCACGGGCCATTGGGATCATTGTTGCAAGAAATGAATTATTTAACCAAAAATTTGTTGCCCGATACCCAACCTAAAGCTCGTGAACTGGCCAGAGAAGTGTTTGAACACTTAGTCCAAGTCAGCAAAGCCGCAGAAAACCGTGATCCTATCAAAGCTGCGTCAGGATATCAAGAAGCCCTGAAAGATTTAGATGCGTTTTTAGGTTTAGTTTCTAACGCTTAA
- a CDS encoding NAD(P)/FAD-dependent oxidoreductase: MNHLVIIGCGVVGATIAYELAAIPDLKITVFDQNYPAQASTGAALGVLVGIISQKLKGRAWRRREFSMQRYESLIPELEAITGRKIPFNRQGILLLCYGEDELEKWQNLINLRRSQGLELQWLNQEEVKTQYPQINTKNVVGAVYSPQDRQLDPTLLTLALVEAAQHRGVRFEFGVKVESLETLKNTDEQQVCQRVKTSTGELNVDWVVVSAGLGTTPLISQIATENHPKKPINIRPVLGQAVQVRCLESLGNGELEPVITGNDVHIVPLGNAEYWIGATVEFPEQGDEILASSEQLDLVLKGAIAICPALENATLIKQWSGLRPRPDGIPAPVIGNLPGCKNILLATGHYRNGILLAPATADEIRGMLTVDG, from the coding sequence ATGAATCATCTTGTTATTATTGGTTGTGGTGTTGTTGGGGCAACAATTGCTTATGAACTTGCCGCAATTCCTGATTTAAAAATTACTGTTTTTGATCAAAATTATCCGGCTCAAGCTTCAACGGGAGCAGCGTTAGGGGTTTTAGTAGGAATTATTAGTCAAAAATTAAAGGGACGGGCGTGGCGACGGCGAGAGTTTAGTATGCAGCGTTATGAGAGTTTAATTCCTGAATTGGAAGCAATTACAGGGCGAAAGATTCCTTTTAATCGTCAAGGAATTTTATTATTATGTTATGGGGAAGATGAATTAGAAAAATGGCAAAATTTAATTAATTTACGCCGTTCTCAAGGGTTAGAATTGCAATGGTTAAATCAAGAAGAAGTTAAAACTCAATATCCTCAGATTAATACTAAAAATGTGGTGGGTGCTGTGTATTCTCCCCAGGATCGACAACTTGATCCAACTCTATTAACATTAGCATTAGTTGAGGCGGCTCAACATCGGGGTGTGAGGTTTGAATTTGGGGTTAAAGTAGAGTCTTTAGAAACTTTAAAAAATACCGATGAGCAACAAGTTTGTCAACGAGTTAAAACCAGTACAGGAGAGTTAAATGTTGATTGGGTTGTCGTTTCTGCGGGGTTAGGAACAACACCATTAATTTCTCAAATTGCTACAGAAAATCATCCTAAAAAACCGATTAATATTCGTCCAGTTTTAGGACAGGCGGTGCAAGTTCGGTGTCTTGAAAGTTTGGGAAATGGAGAATTAGAACCTGTAATTACGGGAAATGATGTTCATATTGTGCCGTTAGGAAATGCGGAATATTGGATAGGAGCAACGGTTGAATTTCCTGAACAGGGGGATGAGATTTTAGCAAGTTCTGAACAATTGGATTTAGTTTTAAAAGGTGCGATCGCTATTTGTCCAGCTTTAGAAAATGCTACTCTAATTAAACAATGGTCAGGGTTACGTCCCCGTCCTGACGGAATTCCTGCTCCTGTAATTGGAAATTTACCCGGATGTAAAAATATTTTATTAGCGACTGGACATTATCGCAATGGCATTTTATTAGCTCCAGCAACGGCTGATGAAATTAGAGGGATGTTGACGGTTGACGGTTGA
- a CDS encoding Ycf66 family protein has product MVNLGLNFSSLIGIMLAVAGAGLYFLRSWRPKLARDHDIFFAAIGLLCGGILLFQGWRLDPILAFGQFLLTGSAIFFAVESIRLRGIAVVQAKERAPIVDDERYVSDVYRVDAELDELEPTDEYMPMARQIRGSRDSRLSRADTYEDESVRRRPSSSRRSSSVDYPPLEDRSRKRRPRPEAPPETASDWGEPPREREERPAKNRSSRPPASPSVDRTDRVDRVDRVDRVDREDWSVSETPRSRRRPSASTSASASASSSEYRYSEDRNRNHNSTDYVEYRPVDYSDDEVDSSSNFEK; this is encoded by the coding sequence ATGGTTAATTTAGGTTTAAATTTCAGCAGCTTAATCGGAATTATGCTCGCGGTTGCTGGTGCTGGATTATATTTCCTGCGTTCCTGGCGTCCAAAACTGGCACGAGATCATGATATTTTCTTTGCCGCCATTGGATTACTCTGTGGCGGGATTCTGCTATTTCAGGGATGGCGACTTGATCCCATTCTAGCGTTTGGTCAATTTTTATTAACCGGAAGTGCGATTTTCTTTGCAGTCGAAAGTATTCGCCTCCGAGGAATTGCTGTTGTCCAAGCCAAAGAACGCGCTCCGATTGTGGACGATGAACGTTATGTCAGTGACGTTTATCGAGTGGATGCAGAATTAGACGAACTGGAACCGACAGACGAATATATGCCAATGGCTCGTCAAATTCGTGGTAGTCGGGATAGTCGCTTAAGCAGAGCCGATACCTATGAAGATGAGTCTGTGCGTCGGCGTCCCTCTTCTAGTCGCAGAAGCAGCAGTGTTGACTATCCTCCCCTAGAAGATCGTTCCCGCAAGCGTCGTCCCCGTCCTGAAGCTCCTCCTGAAACGGCATCCGATTGGGGAGAACCCCCCAGAGAACGGGAAGAAAGACCTGCAAAAAATCGCTCTAGCCGTCCTCCGGCTTCGCCTTCAGTAGATAGAACAGATAGAGTAGATAGAGTAGATAGAGTAGATAGAGTAGATAGAGAGGATTGGTCAGTTTCTGAAACACCCCGTTCTCGTCGTCGTCCTTCTGCTTCCACTTCTGCTTCTGCTTCTGCCTCTTCTTCAGAATATCGTTATTCCGAAGATCGCAATCGCAATCATAATTCAACAGATTATGTTGAATATCGACCCGTAGACTATTCCGATGATGAGGTGGATAGTTCTTCTAATTTTGAAAAGTAA
- the psbX gene encoding photosystem II reaction center X protein, which produces MTPSLMNFFYSLLAGILIVVIPATVGLIFISQKDKVIRS; this is translated from the coding sequence ATGACACCTTCATTGATGAACTTTTTTTATAGTTTGCTGGCCGGAATCCTGATTGTGGTGATTCCTGCTACCGTCGGTCTGATTTTTATCAGCCAGAAGGATAAAGTTATTCGTTCCTAG
- a CDS encoding YggT family protein, whose amino-acid sequence MTTTVLIWGLGLSLGLMTFLFIFRIVLTWYPQVNQQRFPFNLIVWPTEPFLVVTRKIVPPLGGVDITPIIWVGIFSLLREMLIGQQGLLRMM is encoded by the coding sequence ATGACAACAACGGTTTTAATCTGGGGTTTAGGCTTAAGTCTGGGTTTGATGACCTTTTTGTTTATTTTCAGAATCGTCTTAACTTGGTATCCCCAAGTCAATCAACAGCGTTTTCCCTTCAACTTGATTGTTTGGCCAACTGAACCCTTTTTAGTTGTCACCCGCAAAATTGTTCCGCCTTTGGGTGGTGTAGATATCACCCCGATTATCTGGGTGGGAATTTTCAGCCTGCTGCGGGAAATGCTAATTGGTCAACAGGGGTTATTACGGATGATGTGA